The region GTTCACTGGGAAAATAGGGGCTGAAATGTATGCTTGCATTTGGATGCTCATAGATTTTCAGTGGCAGCCAAGCAGGATGATTGTGCTTAACAGTGCCCACTGGGAAAGAAACAGACGTGTTCATTTTCTCATCCGTACTCTAAAGTACACAAGACACACCCGTAatttgcaaagaaaacaaagcgcTAGCTGCAAGCTAGAACAAAGCGCCTTATCGGCAATCTGCACGGTCAGCGTCGCTCTCAGCCACGCCCGTCCTGCACTCGGAAAACTGGAAGAAAGGCACTGGCGTGTGAACTCATTGGCTGCAATGGCTCTCTGTTGAGCATTGTGCTGGTACCGGCATTCACAGAAAACCTTTTTATCTAAAACCACCTGAAAGAGGAGCAGACATCTGATTAATGTTTCATGGTATAACAGATGTGCGTCTTTGTTTTAAGCCCTGTGCCAGGGTACGGatcaaacactttttttcccccatgagtACCCCAGAGGGCATtaataagaaaacaaagaagTCGCCATTGTTGGGACTTGTCGTAAGCCATGACAAAAGACCGTGTCAGGTGTGGAAAACCACAGCAAGAGCCCTTGCCCATGTGTACCCActgagaggattttttttttctgaaaagaatGATGTACACAGTACTGCGCCAGTACAGTACTAGACATAAACACTTATTTGGCTCTGTGTCTACCACCCAAACAGAGGATATGAGTCAGACCACTGAGTCACAACACCATTGCTGCCACTTGTAGCAGTGAAGCAACCACCAGAATGGGGGGGATAACTGGTTAATCCCACTGTTGAGGGTGTGCCAGCTAACTAGTACCACAGAAATGCCCAATTCATTTAAATCTAAaatcattacaaataaaatccgccttttttacaaaatatttgtattatataCAACTTGATGATGACGTCCAAAAGGAACTTATTTCCCATCTGCCGCGATGATCCGGGGAATCAAAGTGGGTCGAGAATGCAAGGGATTGCGCAGCCAATCAAATTGATTCAGGTGCAACCTCTCACTGTGTGTCCTCTCCCCGACAGGTGCGCTTCCTGGAGCAGCAGAACAAGATGCTGGAGACCAAGTGGAGcctcctccaggaccagaaaACCACCCACTCCAACATCGACGCCATGTTCGAGGCCTACATCGCCAACCTGCGCAGACAGCTGGACAACCTGGGCAACGAGAAGTACAAGCTGGAGGGAGAGCTGAAGAACATGCAGGGCCAGGTGGAGGACTTCAAAAACAAGTGAGTGTCCACACTGCCTTCACGGATCCATGACACCTCAGAGAGATACCTTCCAGAAGGCTGTTGCTGCTCCTTACTGTGATTGTATTTCATCTGCTGGTGAAATacggaaaaaaataatgcatggtGCAAGGGGGAACGTGTGGTTTCCATTTTGCTGAGCACCCCCCACAGTCCAGAGTTTTGAAGAGTTAAATCGCTGTCCTAATCTGTGACTTTGCTTTGTAGGTATGAAGATGAAATCAACAAGCGTGCTGCCGCCGAGAACGAGTTTGTCCTGCTCAAAAAAGTAAGAAGTGAACCTCTTTCTTTGAGCAACCATTTTTGTATATGTGCATAGTTAGACATTGACACTGCATAGTTCCAAGCTACAGTGAACTTATCTTCTCCCACACTAGGATGTTGATGCCGCTTACTTGAACAAGGTAGAGCTGGAGGCTAAGGTTGATGCTCTTCAGGATGAAATCAACTTCCTCAAGGCCATCTACGATGCGGTAAGTGGTCTGATAAGCGTGTGAAAGTTTTCGAGCCTGCAGAGATGAGAGCCTGGTTCTGGATAATAAAAAACCTCAAGAACTTCTTAATTTTCAGAAATGATGATACATCAGATATTTTAAGAGTGTAAGAATTTTTAACCATGAGAACAGCCCTTCTAGATTAATTATCTCCACAAAATGaccagaatgcactgctctTGAGGATTCTGACAGTCTCTGCTTATCCTGGAAGAGATTCATTGTGACAACActgagagtttttaaaaaaatgctatgtggtctaaaaagtatttttttctgcattctcAGGAGCTGCGTGAGCTGCAAGGACAGGTCACGGATACCTCCGTGGTGGTGGAGATGGACAACAGCCGAAACCTGGACATGGACTCCATCGTGGCCGAAGTGCGCGCCCAGTACGAGGACATTGCCAACCGCAGCCGCGCCGAGGCCGAGACCTGGTACAAGCAGAAGGTGAGTGGCACTGAAGAAGAGACAGCATTTCTGAACTTCCTCTGGTAGAATTGTAAAAGTGAACAAGCTTAGAAGAGGcccatttatttagttttttcttgACACCCCAACCCTCTCCACCTTCCAGTTTGAGGAGATGCAGTCCTCCGCTGGGCAGTACGGTGAGGATCTGCGCAGCACCAAGGCCGAGATCGCCGACCTCAACCGCATGATCAGCCGCCTGCAGAACGAGATTGAATCCGTCAAGGGACAGGTGAGAAGGCCAAGCCTCCATGTGAAATGAGTACCACGGATACATTTCCCTAGAATTTCACAATAAAGCATCCGGCATTGGCCTAGCACATCGCaaggaattgtgtgtgtgaggtttttttttttgcgcgagTCACAATTACACAGTTACCCAATCCAATTCCAcgaaaacaatgaaatataaGCATCAACACGATACACTCCTTTTGACAAAAGCTTACATcgtactgaaaaaaaacaaaaactcatcCGTCCTCTCGCTTTCCTTAGCGTGCCAACCTGGAGGCTCAGATCGCCGAGGCGGAGGAGCGTGGCGAGATGGCGGTGAAGGACGCCAAGGCCCGCGTCCGGGACCTGGAGGAGGCCCTGCACAGAGCCAAGCAGGACATGGCCCGCCAGGTGCGCGAGTACCAGGAGCTGATGAACGTCAAGCTGGCCCTGGACATCGAGATCGCCACCTACAGGAAGCTTCTGGAAGGAGAGGAGACCAGGTGAGGCGTAACTGCAGGGGCTGAGATGGGATGATTAAAGCTCCAGCCTTTGTTGAAGTAGCTTCACGTTTTCTTCCTTGGCTCCTTCCCTTCAGGCTACGGTCTTACCATAGATGTGTTTAGAATCATTGACGCTCTCCACTAGCCTCTGCTTCACAGCAGGTTGTTCGGGCTATTGAGGCGGGCTGGCGCTAGCTTTCTCCAACATCGCCCGATTGATAGCATATCACATGAAGCTCACGATGCTGTTACAATCTCTCCACAGGCTGAACAGTGGAGGCTCAGCTGCAAAGATCCATGTGCAGCAGACCTCAAGCAGTGAGTAACTCCCCTCTCTTCTTTGATTCCCCACACAGTGCCTGGTCCAGTTTGCTCTGTGAGCTCAGAACCTTCCTTAAGTGAAAAATGTAGTTaaagttaaataataaaatattcaaagatAATATATTTGTATGACTTTCAGAACAGAGTTAGGGTCGAACATGACTAAACAAAACTGTTAAATTGTGAAACAGCATTGGGATTGCTGAATTTACTGCCTGTCTTTGAGCTGACCCTTCTCTGTGACCTCCATAGGTTACTCTgctggtggcggcggcggcggcggcagtggTTACGGCAGCGGATACGGAGGCGGTTACGGGGGTGGTAGCAGTTACGGGGGTGGTAGCAGTTACGGGGGTGGTAGCGGTTACGGCATGGGCGGTGGTGGCGGAGGCGGTGGAAGCATCATCAAGTCCTCCACGATGACCACCAGATCCTCCAGGATGTTTTAGAAATCAGACGTGGCCCCCCTCCCTGTGCACCTTGTTTCAGACCCAACTGCCTACCCTCAGATATTAATCCTTACAGGTGCAAATACTACTGCCGAGCATTAGCATCCAACGATCCAGGGAACTCAGTGTGCAGCTCAGATATCTCCCCCACTCTTTCCTTGTGTATCACCTCCAACCATTGCTCATTCCCAAGAGAATAAAGGACTTCCTTTTATAAATTGATGATTTGATTCGCAAAAATAtaagctttttgaaaaaaaataaaaacctaaagAAAGTGATCCTATTGCGAACACATATAGTGAATCACATCATCAGTGAGCATTGAATTAGTCCGTTCCAAAATTTCCCAGTCAGCATTCCAGCTGTAGAGATATGGGAATGAGCAAAGCCCTTACCGGTACCTGTACCTACATGCACAGTTT is a window of Anguilla anguilla isolate fAngAng1 chromosome 13, fAngAng1.pri, whole genome shotgun sequence DNA encoding:
- the LOC118211930 gene encoding intermediate filament protein ON3-like, producing the protein MGSRRTTSFSTYSSGGSMGGGMGGGSMGGGGGGISRSYSSQSMFAAPGSNRMSSMVRRSGGGGGGGGGGGFSNYSSYSSGGGGGGAYGSAYGGFGGGGGGGGFVSAPITAVTVNQQLLTPLKLEIDPNIQTVRTQEKEQIKTLNNRFATFIDKVRFLEQQNKMLETKWSLLQDQKTTHSNIDAMFEAYIANLRRQLDNLGNEKYKLEGELKNMQGQVEDFKNKYEDEINKRAAAENEFVLLKKDVDAAYLNKVELEAKVDALQDEINFLKAIYDAELRELQGQVTDTSVVVEMDNSRNLDMDSIVAEVRAQYEDIANRSRAEAETWYKQKFEEMQSSAGQYGEDLRSTKAEIADLNRMISRLQNEIESVKGQRANLEAQIAEAEERGEMAVKDAKARVRDLEEALHRAKQDMARQVREYQELMNVKLALDIEIATYRKLLEGEETRLNSGGSAAKIHVQQTSSSYSAGGGGGGGSGYGSGYGGGYGGGSSYGGGSSYGGGSGYGMGGGGGGGGSIIKSSTMTTRSSRMF